ACTCTGAGGACTTTTCCTGCAGGTCGGTTTAAAAGCCGAGTCCCAGCGTTCATCCTTGATCTTGGAAACAGGTCAGAGTTTGGGATTTGAGCGATACCTACCCCGTATCTACTTGTGTGAGCTTTGAAATTTAGCAATATCGCTTTcttacacactcaaacatattTGAACAGggttgtttttagtttttatttaagaGGAGATGAGCTGAAAGTAACCGGCTGAGGCAGATGCtgtcacgtttttttttctgccaccaCCAGTTACACAGCCATTGAACATCCTGCAAAGACGTCTACGTTAGACATCTTTTATCTTCTCTCCAACAGCTTTTGGGCATTATCTTTTTCTTACAGCGGTTTTGTGACGGTTGACTTGGGACTCGGTATAAGAGCAGCTCTTCTGTGATCAGCTTGCTGCCGACCCAGCTAGCCGTAGGCGTTGAAGCGCAGGTGTTGCCAATGACGTCGACGAGGGCTCCGCTCTGTTCGAGTGTCCCAGTCGGCCACGACAGTGTGACGGCTTTATCATTGACACCTGTTGTCTTCCTGCTGTGACACAGTCAAAATGTTTCCCGTGAGAAAGGAAGGTAAATATATAGTGCGATATGTGGTAAACTGGGAGTGAGTTTTAATTATGAAATCACTGTTGGGCTGACTCTTGTATATTCTACTTTAACTTTTTCGATAGTCAGTCTCTACTTTTGTAAATCCGATTTTCTTGTTACTTCTCTAACTCAATGTTTACAGTAACATTTTGTCTaagattttgtctttttattgtgTCTAGTATTTTTCCGGATGTCTCCCTTGCTTCCGCTAGAAGCCCAAGGGGCCAGCGCCAACCTTAAACTTTTATCGGAAGTGTTTAGGGCCCCCGTGCGCGGTGAGGGCAGACGACCTTGTTTCGGTGCTAAATCCCGCTGACtggggcagtttttttttaatgtacctTGCTCCTGAAGGCCTTGCAGCCTGCGGCTCTGCACAGACAGCTGGCGGCAGCTTTACAGACTTTGTGGTTGGAGTCGATCTGCAGGGCGGCCAGGGTCTGCAGCGTGCACCCCAGTGGGAGGAGCTCCGTGACACTCCGCCCTCTCAGCTTATTTAAAGCTCGCCTCCGTTTGGGGCTCCTCAGGGCTGACAGGATGTGCTCTGAAACACACCGGTGACCACAACGAATGAATAGCACACATAATTTGTTAATTTCTGGGAAAACAgtctcacctcaaggtccatttagtggcTGTTGTGGAGCTCTCAAACACATCACATGATCTTTATCAGCAGTTGAAGTCACGGTACTGATAGGTTCacgttttgttttgggttttttttcctgccattttAAGGACTTTTCTTACACTTTGGCTTAAAAACTGAGGCTCAGAGTTCAAGCCTGACTTTGGAAACAGTTTAAGGTTTAGGATTTGGAAAGTTCGGAAAATCCACTTTATAGGCACCAAAGCATATCTGAACAGGACGGGACAGGACAGGCTCTAAGCTTTTATTTAACATGAGATGAGCTGAACGCCCCGCCGGGTTAAATTCAATAAGACcgataataaaattaaactgtttaaGCTGTTCTCTTCATGTTAATGCACATTTAGACTCGTACAATCAAGAAGTAATTCTAGCTGTGCAGCCCATTAACAGCTGTGTGATGTTTCTGCGTAATAGGACTTTCAGCGTAATGAGAGCTTTTACATTCcataaaagcaaattaaattcaatCTTATCTTCCTGGCACTCGCTGTCTTACTTGGGCTGTAAACTCCACCCGCCTGGTGCTCAAAGTGAGTTAAAACAAATGCCGAGATTGATTTCAGACTTGATTTGTCCCTGATTGAATTAAGAGCAGAAACGcggtgttgttgtttttcataagTGCCGTGCCACGCAAACCAAACGCGGTTTATCAGCCTAACGAGCAGCAGATGCCGGCGTACTGCAGCCACGTGAAGGAGGCGAGGAAGCAAGGGGAGGCGGAAGGAAGGAAGGGTTTGTCTGTCCCTCATGTCTAAGTAAATTTAGGAAATAGGAGGAATCATGCGGCCGTTGAAACACACAGGTTTGTTCCACTATCCCTGCTGGGACTCTTATTGGCATGGTGCATTCcttagccccttaccctaactttaaccatcaCAAACAAATGCCTCGGCCCGACCCCTACCCCGACCTGACAACCAAGTCTAATccctcaaaaagcagtctctACCTGAGGGGACCTCAGTTTTTGACAGGAGTCCCCATGGGCGAGTGTGCATTCAGGTTCACGTCCCCAGCGGGATGCAagcgcgcacacgcacacacacacacacacacacacacagagtttgtTTGGCGTGACCGTTTGGCAGCAATGTTGACAGATGGTCCAGATTCCTCTTAATATGCTGGAATTTCTGGAACGTTCTCAGATCATAAAGCTCTCTAGGAGAACTGTAGCGGCATACCATTCCTCAAATACACAACCGATGCCAGCAGGAAAaacttctacacacacacacacacacacagacacacctatATGCACGCATATAAATACACTACACATGCACATATCTCTGCAAAAACTGTGGACACCTGTCAAATGCGAAATGGATTTAGTTTTCAGAAACTCGTTTCGTGCTCCTTGGTCGTCTGCTGTTGTCacgaaaataaaaatagaagggaaaacaaagattCTGTGCTGCTGCACAGAACAGTATGTCGATTGTATACTGTACCTCTGCAGTGTTGACGTGAGTTGCTACTGACATTTTTAGATTTCAAAATGACACTTCAAAAATCCAGCTTCTTCGATGTGAACACTTTTCAGCGGAAATCCTCTCACACTGAGGACTGTGGAATATCCAGATTAATGGAGacaaatgttgctgttgaattgttttttgtttttttcaaatgaaatttttttttaacgcttGGAGCGCCGCAAACAAAATCCCAATCACCTCCACTCTATTGGCGTAGAAATCCCAAAACCTGGACAGATAAAACCGTAACTGTTTGCATGAGTGGATTCCGATTGAGATCAGCGAAAAATGATTTTTGCCTAATTTGGATGAACCAACgctttaatattttcttctaaAATGTAAGACAAGAAaggataaaagtaaaatgtctaCATATTAACTCGGATGAAAATTGAAGTCCGGCATTTTACTACCTTCTTTGGAGAGGCGGGAGATGTGCTCTCCCAGCTCCTGGATGCTCCAGCGTTTCAGATACACCGACAGCTGGAAGAGGGTGACTCTGTCTGGGCTGCAGACCGGCCGAGGGCTGGGCACCATCCGACAGGCCGTCTGGACCTGCTGCAGGAGCTGAGAAAACActgcagaggagggagagagaggtttttCGGCTGCTTGTGGTCGAGTTCGTCGGTGCGGCGTTTGATCGCCGCGCGGGAGCCAACGTCCATTACTGCCCGAAAAAAGTTGGAATGAAGTGCTTATCTACCTTTTTCTGACTGGCCGGGCTGCTTGGCCTTCACTTTGTGCGTGTAACGTTTCTTTAGCGTCCTGGAGAAGCTGCCGGAGTGGCAACAGAAAGGAGAGCTGCTGTCGCTCACGCAGTCCTCCCAGAAGAGCAAAACATCCCTCGTTCTCTGGGCCTTCGGGAGGACTGAAGGAGGGTGAagagacgaggaagaggagaagaatgACAGTTACGACAGAATGACAGTTATTTCTTCTTAATTATGCATTAACTGTAGACGATGTCTTTctctgaaagacacacaaacagattttcCACTGACTGTCACGGGCGGAGATGTTGTCGctgttttccagcagcaggcagctgacTCTGTCCAGGACCTCCGCTTGAAGAGCCATTTCCTCCAGCAGGTCCCTCCTAGATGGGCCAAAGTCAGTCGTTCTTATCATCTGTGGAGACATTATGTGCATTCGGTAGAATCTGACAGACGAGCTGGAGGTCGGAGACAAACGAGATGCTGCTCAACGAGGAAAAAAGGAGGTTCCTAACAGCCTCCTTATCACTGCCTCGGCTGTTGAAGAGCAACTACACATAGGCCGAAAATGCTGCCCGTGCTGCTATGTGGTGGCTCCTGCGTGCTGTGACAAAACCCTGCCCCCAAACCCCTAAAGTACAGCAACATCCATAGTGCTACGACATGCCAAGTTCAGCGTCCTAGAAGTGACATACGTACGGGACGATTCTGCACCTCGTGATTTGTATCAGCGCTCGGTGCAGTTGGCGGAAGCAGCGTACCGCTTATGTAGCAAAGCACATAGCGAGGGCTCCCTGGAGTTGGGTGtagaaaactgaatgtaaaccAGTGTTTTGCAGGATCCATTACCAACATTTTTTGTCCTGCGATAGATCGGGTGCCCGACTGTGGGCAGAGCTCCAAGATGTCTCCTCTTTTATAATGCTCACTTCTTAATTTCTGTCACGTTCACTTTTCACGTTCATCCAAAAAGACcaggggaagaaaaacacagcaactgAACTCCTGGATCACAACAACCAGGACAGATATCAGCCAACAGCAACAAGTCCTCcgaataaaatgacaaaatacgtCGTTTGTAACTGCCCTTTAGAACAACATCATACgagcgttttctgatctgatgcctCGGGACGACGTCATTTGTCAGCGCCTTCAAAAACGATTATAAATCAACTCTGACGAATGAAACTTCTTCATGAGATGAAAGCACCGTGGTttaggtttggttaggtttaggcacaaaaacaacttggtttgGGCTCAGGGAAGGATCACAGAtctgggttaaaataagtgctttgttgctgttgtcaggGTTTCAATAATAACCACCTTGTTAAGGATGATCTTGGTTAAAAGAGACCAAGTTTGACTGTCGGTAGGAATCGGCAAACAAACGGCGGTCTCGCACGTTGAAGTCCGGTGTTTTTGTCGACGCATGCGTCCTCCCTGACCCCACTTCTCTGCAGACGTTGTGGTTCTACAATACCATCAACTGACTTTCTCCTTTTGCTCCTGATGTACAAGAGCTGCAATTACTCTGGctgctagagggctttgtcacttgaacaaaaacatttcttgttttttttgggattTGCTGAGACGGCTGATTCTATTGTTTTTCtggggaggacagtctcacCTCCACTCCAAGTTTAAGCACTAAACCTTTACAGCTGGTACTGAACGCGCATCAGGAtatgtggctttttttctttctttctttcttttttttttttttaaaaacaaatacttgTGCTCGGTAATTCCCTTTCCACTGTGGAGACCAGCGTCTCATCCCACATTCTAAGGCAGCAGCACAACTTTGCATTTGAGGTATTAGAAGACCTACCTCAGAGGCTCTAAAGGGCCACATAAAGGTAACGAAGTGTATTGCAAAAGAGCTGGAGATTTAGGTACAAAAAGGTCtagtgtgttttgttgtcttgttttgtattaaGGTTCATTTCAGTATGAAATTTGGGTCAAATTCCAGATAGGAAATCAACACCAATCCATAAAAAACCAAACTTGTGAACATCCGGTACCTGTAGCAGAATAAAGCAAATATCCAGGTGAGTCTCTAGAGCCTGGTCGAGACCCCAGTTCCCAGAAGTCAGAGGGGTGATGACCAATTCTTCCTCAGAGGCTGATTGGCTGTCCTGGGAGAAGAGGCCGAGGCTCCTCAGAGTGCTCTGCTGGAAAGAGCTGATGCTGACGGAGGGAAATATAAAGCAGAGATCAGTTGTTCCACAATAGGTCAATGCTGAGTGTTGACCTGATCATTTTCTCCTGTCTATCTGGAAACTCACCCACTGTCTTTCAGCCTCATGCTGCCCAAACAGGAAGTGTCGTCATCTGTGTTGAAGTCATGTGACAAGAAGTCAAAGCTGCCCAGGACTTCCTCCACAGCCAGAGACTCCTCTGACGATGATCTTCTCAACAAGGAGAGGTCGTTCTGGAGGGGAGCACATGCTCACATTCATGAAGGTAAAAGATATAAAACCACTTACAGTATTGTCGCCGACAGGTTTGTGTATATGCATCAATATACACAGGTACCTTCAGTATGGTCGCCAGGTGCAGTATATGGTGGTCCAGGGCCCTCAGCTCCTTCTCAGACAGACTCTGGTTCTGTAATGTCCTCTCCACCTCGGCCATCAGGACTCCCATCCTGAGGGCCTGGGCCCTGCGCTGGGCCCCGCTCACCCCTGACCTCCCCGGGGCGGGAGCGGCCGTCGTGGCCGAGGATGGGGCTACAGCTGGGGTCTGGGTAGGGAGTGTGGGTGAGGCCGGGGCAGAATACGACTGACAAGCTGGGGAGTCCTGGAGGCAAAGTGCGGAAGACTGAGTTTAaaatgaggagaagaaacaagaggagaggagtctCAACCAGATGAAACCCCGATGAGACGAGAGGCGGTGAGACAAGCTGTGAAAGCGAGAGAGAAGATGACAACAGGGTAAAACCATAAGAGATGTGGCAGCAAGAGAAAAAACCTAGAAGAAAGACATAAGCTGGAACAGAGGAGAAATGAGACTGGATGAAAaaggggaaagacagagagaacacAAGAGAAGCCGAAAAGATCAGAGagtccacaaaaaaaagaaatgagttGCTCTAGGTGTGAACAACCTTGTGGATCATGTTTTGATCTACACTTGTGATTCCAGTGATGCATTGTAttggatacattttaaaatgtgcaaaatacaAAATCCAAGATACCAGAAAATAGACACCCAAAAAATGTGGGTAGCTTATTGTCGTTAGCCACTAAAAAGCCAAATCAGTCCAGGACCTGGTCCAGGACAGCAGGAGAAGTCATGGTGCGGTAGTCGCGATGTACCAGCCACCTGGGTGCGGGCTcacatacatataaaacaaTGGGTGCCCCTGTCTTTTCTTGCCCTCTGATCCATGACACTTTATTGGGACACAGCATCGGGGCCTCAGCCCCTGGACCTGCGGTTGAAGGATCACTCCTATTTGCCTCAGAATTTGAACGCAGCTTTGTATAACGTCACCTAGGCGTACGTATGCTATGAGGCGGTGGCTTTAGGGCTTTTTACCTGCACGCTGACGGTGTCCTGCCCCGGGGCGGCACTGTGTGTCTCAGCATCTGGCTCTCCAGCTGTGCTCTTTCTGAGGATGTCAGGGGTGCTGGACCTGTGTTAGGAACAAATATGTCACGCTTACTGACATGGAAAAAGAGCAGAAGTCAAGAGTATTTCAGGATTTTGCGCGGTGGTATGCAGGAGGTGCACGAGATCGTGTGGAACCCTGAAACTTGAACTTAATTTCCAACACTGTGAAACAGGTGGGTCACAggacaaaatgacatttacaacaTGCTTTATCTATAAAGGAGGTCACGCTATCTTGCATTCATGTGCAAAGCtgcttggagaaaaaaaattaggcaACTAAGTGAAGTTTATGGAAAAGAAGTAAATGATCTGTGTTCCATCAGAAGTCGCACCGGCTAAATGAAAACCCATTTATTATGCGAAGGCAacgcttttaaaaaataaaaaaaacggaCCACATATCTCAAACGAACAAACTGGACAAACAGAGGAACAGTGGTCAAAGGTTAATCGGATTAAACAACAGAGACATGATGGACAAACTGTCTGTAACGGCGATTATCCGTAGTTACCACGACTTTAAAGCTTCCTGaagtgtttacattattttggaTCCACATTTTGGACTGCATTTGTTTCTAGGCATCAGttttaaaatgcaatgcaaGTGGTTTGTGAGTCCATCCCCACCTCTGCAGGGCCAGCAGGGATCCCGTCGTACTCTCTGCTGGTGCAGAGGGAGTCTCCAGCACGCctccccactcctcctcctcctcctcctcgttctCATCCATCCCCTTCCTCCTGTCCCTCTCCTCCGTAGAGACCTCCAGGGACCCCTCCTCGCCGAGGGACAGCTGAGTCTGGCTTCCTCCCAGACTGGTGCCTTGACTGGGGCTGGAGGGGTAGCTGTGAGCCCACGTGCGACTGTGGAGGAATTGATTTTCATATGAAGCGCAGAATCACGGTGACGCATGAATTATACACACAAATCTATACAGACAACTTTCACTTGAAGATTCAGTTCTCCTGTTCCTTTGAATCTTTGTTTCACTATAGCTGGAGCTAGTGTTTGTAGATCAGTGGAGCCCCTGACGCccacagagatgaaactgatgttgttttctctctcctaaCTGCGGGCgacaaaattatgtttgtttatttatagtgTTTACAACTTTGCTGTAATTTGTCTTGTGCCTACTTGATACTTTCACCTCTTCAAGGCCCTAAAAATCCCCCGAATCCACCATCCGAGACTAGAAGATGACGAAAGCTTTATCCCGTAGGGTTCACACAGTGCTCTACGCTACGTACCTCGGGGGGTAGGGGCTTTTAGGGCTGTGGCCTGCGATGGAGGCGTGCGAGGGGTTGGACAGGTAGCTGAGCAGAGACATGCCTCCTCTGTTATGACGGCTGTTGGACACCAGAGACGGGAGGGAGCCATCGCGATCCTGCAGCTCACGCACCATCGACtgcagaggggggaggagaggaaccCGCATGTGGATGTAAACATCGGACCATAAAGTAACTGAGTCATGTTTGCACAGCTAGGGTGGACATCTGATGAAATATGGCCGACTGTCAGCCTTGAAACGAGGGTGTAACAGTATGAAATGCAAACGCACACTGCTGCTGCACCGCAAGAGGAACCGTTTGGTAGACAGCCATGCTTTCAGTCACGTGAGAGTCACACGTAGATTTTACTGCACAGGGGACGCAGAGTCCCCTGTTATTATCACGACATTGGACCCATATATCCAGAGAATTGAAGACATAAGAAGCTACGGCAGGAAATACGTTggttttttatatgtttttctagAGAAGAAAATCATGGTAAAGCGGCTGCTGTGGTTCCAAAGGTTAAGCCCTTTACTCACTGGTATTTTGTTCCTTAATCATTAGACATTTCCATATTTGTGtgtaataatactgtatgtttcttttAACAATGTTCTGAATATACGGTGAATTTACACGTCAGCATTTGTACAGTGCTTCGATAACACTGTATCTTATGGTCAGGCCAATAAAGCCCGTTGaattgaaaaaaggaaacagatgCACATGTGCACTGTATTACAGTGTGTtgagaatttgtgtgtgtgtataggtgtatatatgtatgtgtgtatatgtgtatatatatatatatgtatgtgtatgtaaatgctgtatatgtatgtaaggTCTGCATGTTTGTAGACCACAGTGACACAATCTGTCcccgtgcgtgtgtgcgtgtgtgtgtgtgtgtgtgtgtgtgcgcgtgtgcgtgcgtgcgtgtccaCTCACTATGAAATATTTCTCGGTGAAGGAGGGGGTGCTCGGTGCGGTCCAGCTGTAGACTGAACTCTTTCTGCTGGACACCGACTGCCTGCTGACAGACAGTGGCCTCAACCTCTCGGCGCCGTCAAACGGACTGCAGGtgcagatacacacagagaTTTAGACGCTGCACATTTACACCCAGTCTATCTCCCCGCCTGCCTACCTGCCTGTACTAAGTATCGCAGCTGTCCTACAAATTTTCCTGACACTGTCACACATCCGTTTGACAGTCACCCAGCAGCTACCACTGATCTCGAGCATTTGCAGCTCGTCTCTTGGGTGAGTTTCCGGACTTTTCCAAGGTTTCGATTCCTTTCTAGACGGGAGAGTTTGTGTACGGTCTTTTCCTCTACCTTTCCTCACTTCGCAGACCACTGTGGAAATCCCGATCGTGTGGTGTGTGCACGCTGTGTACGTGGAAAAAGCCTGACGTTCCGGCAGCTTTTTAGTCACAGTCCGTTCTCCTCAGGGCGATTTCCATGAATTCACCGAATGCATCCCTTTTATTTACACAGAACAGTTATCAGCACTGATAACTGTTCTGTGTAAATACAACAGAAGTTTGTCAGTTGTTCTTATGGTGTctttaaagtgacattttgcTCTTTTGGGAGCTTTGACTAAACTTACGTGGGAGGTTGTCAGAGCTTGCGTAGACCTACTTTTCGACTGCAGCGCTCGATATTCATCGGTTGCAGAAAGTCAGACCTGGGGGGCTTTGCAGTACAGACACTGTCCTCTGTTTGTGTCCTCATTTTCTAACGTCTTCTCCCGTCAGTCTGAACCTTGAACCAACAAGttcccacctcctcctgctgcccGCAGCtgtattttgggtttttttttttctcaagccATTTTCTCACGTTGGTCATAATAGTTTACATATAGCAGCAAAACAGTGGAAAAGACTGAGATGTGACTCATTTAGGGGCTCAGcagaaatgtgtgttgtgtgagtgtgtatgggagtctttttgttttttttgtgatttcaatTTTCCACCTCTCCGGGGAGAATCCGTGAAACGTCCTCCACCTGGCTTCTCTAAAGCCTGAAATGTGATCTGTCACAGTGCAAGAGCACGGCAGAGTGtgcgtgtccgtgtgtgtgtgtgtgtgtgtgtgtgtgtgtttgtgtgagtgtgtgtctgtataggtgtgtgtgtgtgtgtgtgtgtgtgtgtgtgtgtgtgtacgatgTACGCTCTGTATTCAATCAGCTGCTTAGCGACAGCTGGCTCAGGTTAGAGGTACAAAGGAGACAGAGGCAGGGAATGAAGAAAATAACCAAAACAGAATCTGGCGGATGTCTGAATGCGAACCGAAAATAATCCCACACgtcagttgttgttgtttgttctcTCTCGCTTTACCGCCGAGAACATTTGGTGAAGTCACAGTCTGACATTTCAGAGGAGAATGAAATTATAGAAAGTGAGTTGGGAACAAGacgaggagagagaaggaaaagaagatgaggttttttttctcattctcagCCTCGTTTTGTTTTCCAACCATAATCATTCACTCTGtcgcccccttttttttttttgttgtacgAGAGAAGGAATCTGGTGGTTCTGTGGACCAGCTGCACTTGTCATTCACATGATTCAGCGCCTACTATGATTTCTGCTCAGGCAGCAGGGCTACGGGACGGGAGGAGGGGTGACACGTCTGAGGTCAAGAGGTTCTCGTGTTCGACGCTACGCTGAATTCCATTTCCTTACGCAGCTGTCCGCACCTATTCCCCCGTCACATCATTCAATTATTGTCCTTTCCTTTTTGGGGAGATCACTGATTTCACCCTCATCTACTCCCCATCAGATCCTGTCCTCTGTGCTTCACGTCATGAAATTCTTCTCCACCACCTCATCAGTCCCCTCTCCTATCGTAACTTCTATACGGGGAGACTTCCGTGTATCTGTGTTGTGACGCGTGCGTCCGTACTTCCAGGCGACTTCCAGCTGCAGTTTGATGGTTCCCAGCTCCGTGATGTCCACCAGCATCAGCTGCGGCCTCGCAAAGAAGAAGTCTGCGCTCGCACACATTATCGTGCCGACCAGCAGCCAACCCAGGCCCTTCGCCTCCATCACCTGAAAGAAAGGATTCGACAGGTGAGATACCTGCGCGCACATGCGCTGAAACAtcctgtacacaaacacactaaaatgCACC
This genomic interval from Xiphias gladius isolate SHS-SW01 ecotype Sanya breed wild chromosome 21, ASM1685928v1, whole genome shotgun sequence contains the following:
- the ripor3 gene encoding RIPOR family member 3 isoform X5, producing the protein MSVKLRFDSPSDGGLVTRSRSFTGFSSLNRRRPSSSRNSLRSKTMTGAKSPRMNLSPSHGGGIWSLQPEQVDRVFQALRKGLKEYLEGHQAEMDFLSSQQRETKRNSRLAFLYDLEKEIRALERYIRRLEFQISKVDELYETYCIQWRLCQGAVNMKRAFSLSPSTRASRESLLELNRNHRHSLQDMSVMEAELEILLGQLHIKMKGLIGFARLCPGDQYEVVVRLGRQRWRIRGRIESDDTQSWDEEEMVFLPHIHHNFEIKVMEAKGLGWLLVGTIMCASADFFFARPQLMLVDITELGTIKLQLEVAWNPFDGAERLRPLSVSRQSVSSRKSSVYSWTAPSTPSFTEKYFISMVRELQDRDGSLPSLVSNSRHNRGGMSLLSYLSNPSHASIAGHSPKSPYPPSRTWAHSYPSSPSQGTSLGGSQTQLSLGEEGSLEVSTEERDRRKGMDENEEEEEEEWGGVLETPSAPAESTTGSLLALQRSSTPDILRKSTAGEPDAETHSAAPGQDTVSVQDSPACQSYSAPASPTLPTQTPAVAPSSATTAAPAPGRSGVSGAQRRAQALRMGVLMAEVERTLQNQSLSEKELRALDHHILHLATILKNDLSLLRRSSSEESLAVEEVLGSFDFLSHDFNTDDDTSCLGSMRLKDSGISSFQQSTLRSLGLFSQDSQSASEEELVITPLTSGNWGLDQALETHLDICFILLQMIRTTDFGPSRRDLLEEMALQAEVLDRVSCLLLENSDNISARDILPKAQRTRDVLLFWEDCVSDSSSPFCCHSGSFSRTLKKRYTHKVKAKQPGQSEKVFSQLLQQVQTACRMVPSPRPVCSPDRVTLFQLSVYLKRWSIQELGEHISRLSKEGGGLLHREFKKR